Proteins from a genomic interval of Salinarchaeum sp. Harcht-Bsk1:
- a CDS encoding enoyl-CoA hydratase/isomerase family protein, with protein sequence MIRTGTRTVADGATIRTVTFDRPERRNALTPKGLDQLEAAVTDATEPVVLLRGDGDAFCAGADLDVVDALPDRDAAKAFAEHGQRVATAIAAADPLVVAGIDGAARGGGLELALACDLRIATPTATLGEPGVELGLFGAWGGTIRLREVCGLGDAMDLACSGRVLDAEDALRIGLVSRIVDGEQGIVEVAEELASVDPDALRTVKRRLRDDADRATQEASEAAAFADLVVARTDGGGR encoded by the coding sequence ATGATCAGGACTGGAACCCGGACCGTGGCGGACGGTGCGACGATCCGTACCGTCACCTTCGACCGGCCGGAACGCCGGAACGCGCTGACGCCGAAGGGGCTGGACCAGCTCGAAGCCGCAGTCACCGACGCGACCGAACCGGTCGTCCTCCTTCGCGGCGACGGCGACGCCTTCTGCGCCGGCGCGGACCTCGATGTCGTCGACGCGCTGCCGGATCGCGACGCGGCGAAGGCCTTCGCCGAGCACGGCCAGCGCGTCGCGACCGCGATTGCCGCGGCCGATCCGCTGGTCGTGGCGGGTATCGACGGAGCGGCCAGGGGCGGTGGGCTCGAACTCGCACTCGCCTGCGATCTCCGGATCGCGACGCCGACAGCCACCCTGGGAGAGCCGGGCGTCGAACTCGGCCTGTTCGGCGCGTGGGGCGGCACGATCCGGCTCCGGGAGGTCTGCGGACTCGGCGACGCGATGGACCTCGCGTGCTCCGGGCGGGTGCTCGACGCCGAGGACGCCCTGCGGATCGGACTGGTCTCTCGGATCGTCGACGGAGAACAGGGAATCGTCGAGGTCGCCGAGGAACTCGCGAGCGTCGATCCCGACGCGCTCCGGACGGTCAAGCGGCGACTCCGCGACGACGCGGATCGAGCGACGCAAGAAGCGAGCGAAGCAGCGGCGTTCGCGGACCTGGTCGTGGCACGGACCGACGGCGGCGGGCGGTGA
- a CDS encoding alanine--glyoxylate aminotransferase family protein has product MTDDPVLRESSEPPAVGELTPPDRTLMGPGPSDVHPRVLRAMSTPLVGHLDPSFVEIMDEVQELLRYTFRTDNEWSIPVSGTGSAAMEAAIGNVVAPGDTMLVPTNGYFGGRMAEMARRAGGDVVEVDAPWGEPLDPADVEDALATHEPDVFGFVHAETSTGAKQIDVPALTEAAHDHGALVIADSVTSIGGVELRVDEWGIDVAYAGPQKCLSCPPGASPLTLNDRAMEKVRAREEPARSWYLDLSLLDDYWGDERAYHHTAPITNVYALREALRLVAEEGIESRWERHLEMAGALKAGMEAMGLGLNPADEYWLPSLNAVRVPDGVDDGAVISTLLEDYDIEIASGLGDLEGDIFRIGCMGYSARPENVIYVVNALGETLERLGAEVDAEAGRTATLDAL; this is encoded by the coding sequence ATGACGGACGATCCCGTGCTTCGCGAGTCGAGCGAGCCACCGGCCGTCGGCGAACTGACGCCGCCGGATCGCACGCTGATGGGGCCAGGACCGAGCGACGTGCACCCGAGAGTCCTCCGTGCGATGAGCACGCCGCTGGTGGGCCACCTGGATCCCTCCTTCGTCGAGATCATGGACGAAGTCCAGGAGCTCCTGCGCTACACGTTCCGCACCGACAACGAGTGGTCGATCCCGGTCTCGGGCACCGGTTCGGCGGCGATGGAGGCCGCGATCGGCAACGTCGTCGCGCCGGGCGACACGATGCTCGTCCCGACGAACGGCTACTTCGGCGGCCGGATGGCCGAGATGGCCCGCCGCGCCGGCGGCGACGTCGTCGAGGTCGACGCACCGTGGGGCGAGCCGCTGGATCCGGCCGACGTCGAAGACGCTCTGGCGACACACGAACCGGACGTCTTCGGCTTCGTCCACGCCGAGACCTCGACCGGTGCGAAACAGATCGACGTCCCCGCGCTGACCGAGGCGGCCCACGACCACGGGGCGCTCGTGATCGCGGACAGCGTCACCTCGATCGGTGGCGTCGAATTGCGGGTCGACGAGTGGGGCATCGACGTGGCCTACGCCGGCCCGCAAAAGTGCCTCTCCTGCCCGCCGGGTGCCAGTCCGCTCACGCTCAACGATCGCGCGATGGAGAAAGTCCGCGCCCGCGAGGAACCCGCCCGCTCGTGGTACCTCGATCTCTCCCTCCTCGACGACTACTGGGGCGACGAGCGCGCTTACCACCACACCGCCCCGATCACGAACGTCTACGCGCTCAGAGAGGCCCTCCGACTCGTCGCCGAGGAGGGCATCGAGTCGCGCTGGGAGCGCCACCTCGAGATGGCAGGCGCCCTCAAGGCCGGGATGGAGGCGATGGGCCTCGGACTCAACCCCGCCGACGAGTACTGGCTCCCGAGCCTCAACGCGGTTCGCGTGCCCGACGGCGTCGACGACGGTGCGGTCATCTCGACGCTCCTCGAGGACTACGACATCGAGATCGCCAGCGGGCTCGGCGATCTGGAGGGCGACATCTTCCGCATCGGCTGCATGGGCTACTCCGCTCGCCCGGAGAACGTGATCTACGTCGTGAACGCGCTGGGCGAGACGCTGGAGCGCCTCGGCGCGGAGGTCGACGCCGAGGCCGGCCGGACTGCGACGCTCGACGCGCTCTGA
- a CDS encoding SRPBCC family protein — MVVEVERVVEVDAGIDAVWDVLADPARRGRAISVVDSFRVEGQEFVWQVSLPIPVINRTIAVRTRDEVREEPTFVRFTGDSKAFGVEGEHELTELDDGGTRVRSSFAVDGKLPGVERYFERNIDEELSNLLDSIETA; from the coding sequence ATGGTCGTAGAGGTCGAGCGGGTCGTCGAGGTGGACGCCGGAATCGACGCCGTCTGGGACGTGCTCGCCGACCCGGCTCGCCGGGGGCGAGCGATCAGCGTCGTCGACTCCTTTCGCGTCGAGGGCCAGGAGTTCGTCTGGCAGGTGTCGCTCCCGATCCCGGTGATCAACCGGACCATCGCGGTGCGCACCCGCGACGAGGTCCGCGAGGAGCCGACGTTCGTCCGCTTCACCGGCGACTCGAAGGCGTTCGGCGTCGAGGGCGAACACGAGTTGACCGAACTCGACGACGGCGGCACCAGGGTGCGATCGTCGTTCGCCGTCGACGGGAAGCTGCCCGGCGTCGAGCGGTACTTCGAGCGCAACATCGACGAGGAGCTGTCGAACCTCTTGGATTCGATCGAGACCGCCTGA
- a CDS encoding HalOD1 output domain-containing protein, protein MGIAPNDHDVQTVQTDDLRSLSVAADDLSPSLRIVAAIADTIGTDPATMAPLFRTVDTEALDRLLASDTVLEVVFEYQGHAIEVGSDGHVTIDGEDVEVH, encoded by the coding sequence ATGGGTATTGCACCAAACGATCACGACGTCCAGACGGTTCAGACCGACGACCTTCGTTCGCTCTCTGTCGCCGCCGACGACCTCTCTCCGAGTCTCCGCATCGTCGCCGCCATCGCGGATACCATCGGGACCGACCCCGCGACGATGGCACCGCTGTTCCGTACCGTCGACACCGAGGCGCTGGATCGGCTCCTCGCTTCCGATACCGTCCTCGAAGTCGTCTTCGAGTACCAGGGCCACGCGATCGAGGTCGGCAGTGACGGGCACGTCACCATCGACGGCGAGGATGTCGAGGTGCACTGA
- a CDS encoding bacterio-opsin activator domain-containing protein codes for MPPSALGSTDWHVLVSVVSLGGMAATSDVERLIEGVERVAAGDYDVAFELERDDELGRLASALEEMTAAIATRKADPTDADEPDPADREDELHRYARHFEAVFNDPNLLAVILDPDGTLREINDRAMGMIDADRESVLGEPFWETPWWEGDEALQAEIRSGIERAATHDEYVEYVADHDETETAAYTSEGVIRPVSDASGNVESLVVSARDITERREREEELREARDRLTKTNRALERLYQIGADRDASLEEKIQTLLDLGRERLDLSGGYLSSIDPEDDRFEFVQTSGLDTMSPGTVTSLTETYCNETITTGEVFAIADAPAEGWGEHPAYQRWGSAAYIGGRVYVEGELAGTLAFVDDDPAPSGFTAEQYTFVDLATQWVGYELERRRKSDRLVEYTSFIDDVLDTIEDVFYVVGPDSAFERWNQSLGEATGFSEEEIEGMEPLDFIAPEDRDALASALDEAYETGSARMEARVLTKDGEKVRYDFLGSVLEDPDGNEVLVGIGRDVSERAERQYELKRTKYLLDLAQRIAHVGGWELDVRSKPYVFEATDEFYRIHGATPADHVDVETVREFYHSDERRGIDRVMADAIENGESYDMEVRLATDGRGRRWVRAIGEPVTSDGEIVAVRGSVQDITEQKEQELTLESLHELSRGLLEVDSRPAVAARVRDAAVGVLDMPCVAVYLFEESTGRLEPAAVSEAFETVCRDEGVGFDAEDDSLVWESYVSGEAIEIDDPAQDNSPILEASDHAGMLVPIGEYGVLLLASGRDAPDADDRRLAETLVATMETALQRLDNEVALRSQQSQLETQNRRLRRQIQITEIIRRVDRSLVGASSRDEVESAVCERLVESDDAAFAWIGALDEQGAELVPRTWAGIGHEYLDAISLSTSSETPDPAVQTAVSGDPTVVESIVEGVTTEHWRKHALVWQFSSAIAVPLELDEYSYGVLAVYGTEPGAFGDLERSVLQDLGGTIANAINAVEARRALYADEFVELRLRLEEEADFLGQLAAASGARVEYVGLATHGEHESRLFFETSGVAAETVRDALEDLHSVVEFRRIGEAEEPTLFEATVAGTVLAASLVGRGGVPRSMVASGGDLSVVVDVPTTTEVREFLDMLRERYSSVQLIGRRNVRRDVQTRQELVAGLFDELTERQLEVLRTAFFAGFFEWPRESTGEDVAELLDVSQPTVNRHLRHALAALLQVMFEEEPTAIAPA; via the coding sequence GTGCCACCCTCCGCACTGGGCAGCACGGACTGGCACGTCCTCGTCAGTGTGGTCTCACTCGGTGGGATGGCGGCAACGAGCGACGTCGAGCGGCTCATCGAGGGCGTCGAACGGGTTGCGGCGGGGGACTACGACGTGGCGTTCGAACTGGAGCGCGACGACGAACTGGGACGGCTTGCGAGCGCGCTCGAAGAGATGACCGCGGCGATCGCGACGCGCAAGGCGGATCCGACCGACGCCGACGAGCCCGATCCAGCGGACCGCGAGGACGAACTCCACCGGTACGCGCGGCACTTCGAGGCGGTGTTCAACGACCCGAACCTGCTCGCGGTGATCCTCGATCCCGACGGGACGCTCCGGGAGATCAACGACCGGGCCATGGGGATGATCGACGCCGACCGGGAGTCCGTCCTCGGCGAACCGTTCTGGGAGACGCCCTGGTGGGAGGGTGACGAAGCGCTGCAAGCCGAGATCCGCTCTGGAATCGAGCGTGCGGCCACGCACGACGAGTACGTCGAGTACGTCGCCGACCACGACGAGACAGAGACGGCCGCCTACACGTCCGAGGGCGTGATCCGCCCGGTGTCGGACGCGTCGGGGAACGTCGAGTCACTCGTCGTGTCGGCCCGGGACATCACCGAACGCCGGGAGCGAGAGGAGGAACTCCGGGAAGCCCGCGACCGCCTCACGAAGACGAACCGGGCGCTCGAGCGACTCTACCAGATCGGCGCCGACCGCGACGCGTCTCTCGAGGAGAAGATCCAGACGCTGCTGGACCTCGGCCGCGAACGCCTCGACCTTTCCGGCGGGTACCTCTCGTCCATCGACCCCGAGGACGACCGGTTCGAGTTCGTGCAAACGAGCGGTCTCGACACGATGTCTCCGGGGACGGTCACCTCGTTGACGGAGACGTACTGCAACGAGACGATCACCACTGGCGAGGTGTTCGCGATCGCCGACGCCCCGGCCGAGGGCTGGGGGGAGCACCCGGCGTACCAGCGCTGGGGCTCGGCCGCGTACATCGGCGGGCGGGTGTACGTCGAGGGCGAACTCGCCGGCACGCTGGCCTTCGTCGACGACGATCCTGCGCCGTCGGGGTTCACCGCCGAACAGTACACGTTCGTCGACCTCGCGACGCAGTGGGTCGGCTACGAACTCGAACGACGCCGCAAGTCCGATCGCCTCGTGGAGTACACCTCGTTCATCGACGACGTCCTCGACACGATCGAGGACGTCTTCTACGTCGTCGGTCCGGACTCGGCGTTCGAGCGCTGGAATCAGTCGCTCGGCGAGGCCACGGGCTTCTCCGAGGAGGAGATCGAAGGGATGGAGCCACTCGACTTCATCGCCCCGGAGGATCGGGACGCCCTCGCATCCGCGCTCGACGAGGCGTACGAAACTGGCTCCGCCCGGATGGAGGCGCGCGTCCTGACGAAGGACGGCGAGAAGGTCCGCTACGACTTCCTGGGGTCGGTGCTCGAGGATCCCGACGGAAACGAGGTGCTCGTGGGCATCGGACGGGACGTCAGCGAGCGCGCCGAGCGCCAGTACGAACTCAAACGGACGAAGTACCTGCTCGACCTGGCACAGCGGATCGCCCACGTCGGCGGGTGGGAACTCGACGTTCGATCCAAACCGTACGTCTTCGAGGCGACCGACGAGTTCTACCGGATTCACGGCGCGACGCCCGCGGACCACGTCGACGTCGAGACCGTTCGCGAGTTCTACCACTCCGACGAGCGCCGGGGCATCGACCGCGTGATGGCGGACGCGATCGAGAACGGCGAGAGCTACGACATGGAGGTGCGGCTCGCGACCGACGGTCGCGGCCGTCGGTGGGTCCGGGCGATCGGCGAGCCGGTCACGTCCGACGGCGAGATCGTCGCCGTCCGCGGCTCCGTGCAGGACATCACGGAGCAAAAAGAACAGGAGCTAACTCTCGAATCGCTCCACGAACTCTCCCGCGGGCTCCTCGAAGTCGACTCGCGTCCGGCAGTGGCCGCGCGGGTCCGCGACGCGGCCGTCGGCGTCCTCGACATGCCTTGCGTCGCCGTCTATCTCTTCGAGGAGTCCACGGGCCGGCTCGAACCCGCCGCGGTGTCGGAGGCCTTCGAGACGGTCTGTCGCGACGAGGGGGTCGGCTTCGACGCCGAGGACGACTCGCTGGTGTGGGAGAGCTACGTCAGCGGCGAGGCGATCGAGATCGACGACCCGGCGCAGGACAACTCGCCGATTCTCGAAGCCTCCGACCACGCCGGGATGCTCGTACCGATCGGAGAGTACGGCGTCTTGCTCCTCGCCTCGGGCAGAGACGCGCCCGACGCCGACGACCGCCGGCTCGCCGAGACGCTCGTCGCGACGATGGAGACCGCGCTCCAGCGGCTCGACAACGAGGTCGCGCTCCGGAGCCAGCAGTCCCAGCTCGAGACACAGAACCGGCGGCTCCGCCGACAGATACAGATCACCGAGATCATCCGGCGCGTCGATCGCTCGCTGGTCGGCGCGAGCAGCCGCGACGAGGTGGAGTCGGCAGTGTGCGAGCGACTCGTCGAGAGCGACGACGCCGCCTTCGCCTGGATCGGCGCACTCGACGAGCAGGGAGCCGAACTCGTTCCGCGGACCTGGGCCGGCATCGGTCACGAGTACCTCGACGCGATTTCGCTCTCGACGTCATCGGAGACACCGGATCCGGCGGTCCAGACCGCGGTGTCCGGCGACCCCACCGTCGTCGAGTCGATCGTCGAAGGCGTCACCACCGAGCACTGGCGCAAGCACGCGCTCGTCTGGCAGTTCTCCTCGGCGATCGCGGTTCCCCTGGAGCTCGACGAGTACAGCTACGGCGTCCTCGCGGTCTACGGTACCGAGCCGGGCGCGTTCGGCGACCTCGAACGCTCCGTGTTGCAGGACCTCGGCGGCACGATCGCCAACGCCATCAACGCCGTCGAGGCCCGTCGCGCCCTCTACGCCGACGAGTTCGTCGAACTCCGGCTGCGCCTCGAGGAGGAGGCGGACTTCCTGGGCCAGCTCGCGGCGGCGTCCGGCGCCCGCGTGGAGTACGTCGGGCTGGCGACCCACGGGGAGCACGAATCGCGACTGTTCTTCGAGACGTCGGGTGTGGCGGCGGAGACCGTTCGGGACGCGCTCGAGGACCTCCACTCGGTCGTCGAGTTCCGTCGGATCGGCGAGGCCGAGGAGCCGACGCTGTTCGAGGCGACGGTCGCGGGGACGGTGCTCGCCGCGAGCCTCGTCGGTCGCGGCGGCGTGCCCAGATCGATGGTCGCCAGCGGTGGCGATCTCTCCGTCGTCGTGGACGTTCCGACGACGACCGAGGTCCGCGAGTTCCTCGACATGCTCCGCGAACGGTACAGCTCCGTCCAGTTGATCGGGCGCCGGAACGTCCGTCGGGACGTCCAGACCCGGCAGGAGCTGGTCGCCGGCCTGTTCGACGAACTGACCGAGCGGCAGCTCGAGGTCCTCAGGACGGCCTTCTTCGCTGGCTTCTTCGAGTGGCCCCGGGAGTCCACCGGCGAGGACGTCGCGGAACTGCTCGACGTCTCACAGCCGACGGTGAACCGGCACCTGCGCCACGCGCTCGCGGCACTGCTCCAGGTGATGTTCGAGGAGGAGCCGACGGCGATCGCACCGGCGTAG
- a CDS encoding AbrB/MazE/SpoVT family DNA-binding domain-containing protein: protein MARETRKIQKVGGSTFSVSLPKDWARARGLDAGSLVTLFAHPDDVLVVQPGDDDRETERTVTVAHESPQRLERLLRSAYAAGVDAIRFEATESLTREQRRAVGRVTDDLPGTTVVQEREDLLAIRVLLDGSEVSIQQSVRQLAFVASSTHRDAVGALVGEADPDAIDRGAEADRLFALVDRHFQRGCSEIGTLDALDSSRPELAVLRATARELQAVAADARRLGNLVETHGQGQDVDDARHQSGTDADHTAPLADDDLAEAFERLGERARTVLERATDALVAEDGTDDARSALARHAALEDALDETERALFAAEPDVWQGRALEHCRRTADHGATVAQLALRGALRRGDLDAAAPPDPADGSVGAAGVPGVIDGESTEDGVSVDGPDVAPDADD, encoded by the coding sequence ATGGCTCGTGAAACGCGCAAGATCCAGAAAGTCGGCGGCTCTACCTTCAGCGTCTCGCTCCCCAAGGACTGGGCCCGAGCCCGCGGCCTCGACGCCGGCTCGCTGGTCACGCTGTTCGCCCACCCGGACGACGTGCTCGTCGTCCAGCCCGGCGACGACGACCGCGAGACCGAACGTACCGTCACCGTCGCCCACGAGTCACCCCAACGACTGGAGCGACTGCTCCGATCGGCCTACGCCGCGGGGGTCGACGCGATCCGATTCGAGGCGACCGAGAGCCTGACCCGCGAGCAGCGCCGCGCGGTCGGCCGCGTCACCGACGACCTCCCCGGGACGACCGTCGTCCAGGAGCGCGAGGACCTGCTCGCGATCCGCGTACTGCTGGACGGGTCGGAGGTCTCGATCCAGCAGTCGGTGCGCCAGCTCGCCTTCGTCGCGTCCTCGACCCACCGCGATGCCGTCGGCGCGCTCGTCGGCGAGGCGGATCCGGACGCGATCGACCGCGGCGCCGAGGCAGATCGACTGTTCGCGCTCGTGGACCGCCACTTCCAGCGTGGCTGCTCGGAGATCGGCACGCTCGACGCGCTCGATTCCTCCCGGCCCGAACTCGCGGTGCTCCGGGCGACCGCCCGCGAACTGCAGGCCGTGGCCGCCGACGCCCGCCGGCTCGGCAACCTCGTCGAGACGCACGGCCAGGGACAGGACGTCGACGACGCCCGGCACCAGTCCGGTACGGACGCCGACCACACCGCGCCGCTCGCGGACGACGATCTGGCCGAGGCGTTCGAGCGACTCGGCGAGCGCGCCCGGACGGTGCTCGAACGGGCGACCGACGCGCTCGTCGCCGAGGACGGCACCGACGACGCCCGCTCGGCGCTGGCACGACACGCGGCCCTCGAGGATGCCCTCGACGAGACCGAACGAGCGCTTTTCGCCGCCGAGCCGGACGTCTGGCAGGGTCGGGCGCTCGAGCACTGCCGCCGCACCGCCGACCACGGCGCGACCGTCGCCCAACTCGCCCTCCGCGGTGCGCTCCGGCGCGGTGACCTCGACGCTGCTGCGCCGCCCGATCCGGCCGACGGCTCGGTCGGTGCTGCCGGGGTCCCCGGCGTGATCGACGGCGAGTCGACGGAGGACGGCGTCAGCGTCGACGGCCCCGACGTTGCGCCGGACGCCGACGACTGA